The following are encoded together in the Lathyrus oleraceus cultivar Zhongwan6 chromosome 3, CAAS_Psat_ZW6_1.0, whole genome shotgun sequence genome:
- the LOC127130854 gene encoding uncharacterized protein LOC127130854: MTTFKHSRPFTHSAATIGETRTEDKYKILEERLKVIEGFSIFGVDAMGMSLVPGVSIPPKFKTPDFEKYKGVSYSRNHLRMFVRKMVAYAANEKLMMHSFLDNLSGASLDWYMQLERTYVNTWKDLANAFLRKYKYNLDMTPNHMQLQNLSQKGSESLKEYAQRWRELASRVQPPLLENELVDMFMGTLQGPYYKKMIDSVSTEFADLVIIGERIENVLKSGKIGKPSSNQHSNKRYSNSNNSKKGETNVVTVEGSSQVLVEIKPLVPPTNPLIHGYDANARCDFHARSPGNATEKCLALKLKVQALLERNIISFTPEGPNVKGNPMPGHSGLTINAIK, translated from the exons ATGACGACTTTCAAACATTCGag ACCATTTACTCACTCTGCTGCCACTATTGGGGAAACAAGAACTGAGGACAAATATAAAATCCTAGAAGAGAGACTGAAAGTGATTGAAGGCTTCAGTATCTTTGGAGTTGATGCTATGGGGATGTCCTTGGTGCCAGGCGTCTCCATACCTCCAAAGTTCAAAACTCCTGACTTCGAGAAGTACAAGGGAGTCAGTTACTCAAGGAACCATCTTAGGATGTTCGTTAGAAAGATGGTTGCCTACGCTGCAAATGAGAAACTAATGATGCATAGCTTCCTGGACAATCTAAGTGGGGCATCCCTAGACTGGTACATGCAGCTGGAAAGAACCTATGTCAATACTTGGAAAGACCTAGCTAATGCCTTCTTAAGAAAATACAAATATAATCTGGATATGACTCCCAATCACATGCAACTTCAAAACCTTTCCCAAAAGGGCAGTGAATCCTTAAAGGaatatgcccaaaggtggagagaACTGGCTTCCCGCGTACAACCTCCACTCTTGGAGAACGAGTTGGttgacatgttcatgggcacCCTACAAGGCCCTTACTACAAAAAGATGATTGATTCAGTATCCACCGAATTTGCTGATTTGGTAATAATTGGGGAAAGAATTGAGAATGTCTTGAAAAGTGGTAAGATTGGAAAACCGTCCTCAAATCAACATAGTAACAAAAGGTACTCCAATAGTAACAATTCGAAGAAAGGAGAGACCAACGTTGTCACAGTCGAAGGGAGTTCTCAG GTATTGGTAGAGATTAAACCTCTAGTACCTCCAACAAATCCGCTTATCCatggttatgatgctaatgccAGGTGTGACTTCCATGCTAGATCACCAGGGAATGCTACTGAGAAGTGTTTGGCACTCAAGTTAAAGGTACAAGCCTTACTGGAGCGCAATATTATCTCTTTCACTCCAGAGGGTCCAAATGTGAAAGGAAATCCAATGCCAGGACATAGTGGTCTAACTATCAATGCGATAAAATAA